A stretch of the Deltaproteobacteria bacterium genome encodes the following:
- a CDS encoding DUF4388 domain-containing protein, whose product MAENSSRRILIADGDVQSTRRLAAALRARGHQVLTVSNGSKALEVAVMRAPEVVIYDSSCPFIDPATYAEIIRANPRTSAIPLLVVGNEDPSNRFRSGFREAYVQKPFNVDEVLSRIRQLVQRAEAADEVKREGELEGQLTQLPLSDLLQMLSMNRRSGTLHLSREVPGMQEEETAEIFVSNGFVLDARSRETKAEKALYRLLAWSRGTFLLEPGEPRVERRISALTEELLLEGMRQQDELAALADRIPAPEAGLALAIDPDQLPDGLHPVTEEVLGLIETFRRTDDVIDQCRAPDLEVVRALTTLIDRQLVKVLGRSSGEGGTPLVSEAVAFALMGRPVVRRRGRSLELELCVVLRSARSLRALGNALRSVQGWRPQSDLSSRELPLGELGSIRLGDSVRVILLAVPADDRYAPIWGLVGGESQGAIFLIDGDETAFHPVIPHLLERDRPVAVVGEAPICLERLGPAAIAVSDLPAGLARVLERLARRQGAAADRFAPRG is encoded by the coding sequence CAACGGATCCAAGGCCCTCGAGGTCGCGGTGATGCGCGCGCCGGAGGTCGTCATCTACGACTCCAGCTGCCCCTTCATCGATCCGGCCACCTACGCGGAGATCATCCGGGCCAACCCCCGCACCTCGGCCATCCCCCTGCTGGTGGTGGGCAACGAGGATCCCTCCAACCGCTTCCGCAGCGGCTTCCGCGAGGCCTACGTCCAGAAGCCCTTCAACGTGGACGAGGTCCTCTCGCGCATCCGGCAGCTGGTGCAGCGCGCCGAGGCCGCCGACGAGGTGAAGCGGGAGGGGGAGCTCGAGGGGCAGCTCACCCAGCTCCCCCTCTCCGATCTCCTCCAGATGCTCTCCATGAACCGCCGCAGCGGCACCCTGCACCTGAGCCGCGAGGTGCCGGGGATGCAGGAGGAGGAGACCGCCGAGATCTTCGTCTCCAACGGCTTCGTCCTCGACGCCCGCAGCCGGGAGACCAAGGCCGAGAAGGCGCTCTACCGCCTGCTGGCCTGGAGCCGGGGCACCTTCCTCCTGGAGCCGGGCGAGCCGCGGGTCGAGCGGCGGATCTCGGCGCTCACCGAGGAGCTCCTCCTCGAGGGCATGCGCCAGCAGGACGAGCTCGCGGCGCTGGCCGATCGGATCCCGGCCCCGGAGGCCGGGCTGGCCCTGGCGATCGACCCCGATCAGCTGCCCGACGGCCTGCACCCGGTGACCGAGGAGGTGCTGGGCCTGATCGAGACCTTCCGCCGCACGGACGACGTCATCGATCAGTGCCGGGCGCCGGACCTGGAGGTCGTCCGCGCCCTCACCACCCTCATCGACCGCCAGCTGGTGAAGGTGCTGGGGCGCTCGAGCGGGGAGGGCGGCACGCCCCTGGTCTCGGAGGCGGTGGCCTTCGCCCTGATGGGGCGGCCGGTCGTGCGCCGGCGGGGCCGGAGCCTCGAGCTGGAGCTCTGCGTGGTGCTCCGCTCCGCCCGCAGCCTGCGGGCCCTGGGCAACGCCCTGCGCTCGGTGCAGGGTTGGCGGCCGCAGAGCGACCTCTCCTCCCGGGAGCTGCCCCTGGGCGAGCTGGGCTCCATCCGCCTGGGCGACTCGGTGAGGGTGATCCTCCTGGCGGTGCCCGCCGACGATCGCTACGCGCCGATCTGGGGGCTGGTGGGGGGCGAGAGCCAGGGGGCGATCTTCCTGATCGACGGAGACGAGACCGCCTTCCACCCCGTGATCCCGCACCTGCTGGAGCGCGACCGGCCGGTCGCCGTGGTGGGGGAGGCGCCGATCTGCCTCGAGCGCCTCGGGCCCGCCGCGATCGCCGTCAGCGATCTCCCCGCGGGTCTGGCACGAGTTCTGGAGCGTCTCGCTCGGCGGCAAGGCGCAGCAGCGGACCGGTTCGCTCCGAGAGGATGA